Genomic segment of Panicum virgatum strain AP13 chromosome 9N, P.virgatum_v5, whole genome shotgun sequence:
CTGGTGGGGAGGATTTGAAGGTCAATCTTTGGGCTGTAGGGAAACCCAGTGCCCTCCTGGTAATTTCCTATAGAATATTCTGCCGGTTCATGTGTATTGTCATTCTCACTTTTTTGGTAATCAACTATCTAATTCAACTGATGTCATTGTACATTACAGAGCCTATCGGGCCTTACAAGTCCAGTTGAGTCAGTGAGCTTTGACTCTTCTGAAGTTACCATAGGTGCTGGTTCTGCAAGTGGAACAATAAAAATATGGGATGTTGAGGAGGCGAAAGGTATGAACAGTATTGATGTTTCGGTACATTTTGCATTGAATACATAAACTGCAATTGTGTTATGCAATTGTCTCTGTTTATCTTGACTATATTGCACAATGCGCAGTTGTCCGAACTTTTACTGGGCACAGATCAAATTGTGCATTGCTTGATTTCCATCCTTTTGGAGAATTCTTGGCCTCTGGATCTTCAGATACAAACATGAAAATATGGGATATTCGAAAGAAGAGATGCATTCACACATACAAAGGCCATACCCGGCGAATTGATGTACTTAAATTTACTCCTGATGGTCGATGGATTGTTTCTGGAGGGGCTGATAACTCAGTGAAGGTAAAATTGCGAGCatgtacaataattttaatgcaaaagtttctaaaattgtAGGACCAAAAATTCAAGGTGTGCTCGCAACCTGGCTGTTATCAACAAGATGGACAATCTCATACTATTATAGCTAATATTCCTGATCACTGAAACTGTGTTTAAAATATCTTGCTAGATCTGGGATTTGACGGCTGGGAAACTCTTGAAAGACTTCAGTCTTCATGAAGGTCCAGTCAACTGCTTAGATTTTCACCCCCACGAGTTCTTATTGGCTACAGGTTAGATAACAGGTCCTATTTTATGAAGATTGTACATACTCACACTATGGTGGCTTTTTCCTAGGATCACAATTTCtccttattttttttctaatataAACTTTTTACTTTTTTATTGTGGCATATTACTCTCTCGTGCTTTTTATCTGTACTTCATCTGGAGATTCAAGTGACATATTCCATGCTGTTCTTTTCAAAACTTTTGCAGGTTCAGTGGATAAGACTCTTAAATTTTGGGACCTTGAGACTTTTGAGTTGATTGGTTCTTCTGGACCTGAGGTACCATATCTATATATAATGACTCAGAAAGTGATTTTTTCTCATTTCCCAAATTCAAGCTATCCTATTTTCAAATTGTGAATCAGCATAGCTGTTGAACCCAAGGTTATATAGTCATCTGGAAAAGCTATCTGCCTAATCAGTTCAAAAAAGCTATCTGCCTAGCTCTGGGAAGGCTGCAATTTTAAAAGTTGTATTTAAGCAGGTGATTTGATCATGTGCTTGGATTAAATGAAATGTATTTGAACTAAGATCTACCATTATCAATTTTTAAACTACTATGATCTTACAAGGATTCAAGAAAAACACATAAAGTTAGCCTCTAGCAACAGTTCTTTTGTATGTCTGGGGTCATGAAATTGTACCAATACTGCAGCATGCCAGACCAAAGATTGCACCATACGAAAAATAGTTATTATTAAGCTTATGTAATGTAAATATGTAATAATTTGTTTATGAAACAACTATCTAAAATTTGATGTTTCCTAAAATAAGTATATTTGTATGTACTTTTTGAATCTTCTGTAGATTGTCCGTAAGCCAAATTGGGGTACATAACCACACCTTTTGTATTTGAGTTTAATCGAAAGAAACTAATTTTTCTGTCCATTCTCTACCTTGTTTCTTTTCTTGGATAtatttttctcgaacacgcaggagagctgcgcatcaatatattaagaagaaaaggggaaaagatCCCCAAAATGTTACAGAAATGATGGGCCTGCAACTCACCCAAAAACCAGTTTTAAGAGACTcttacaaaaagaaaaagatagtcATGACCCGAAACACTAGACCAGAAGCCTCTAAGTGGCTGGAGCTGCTAGGGCGAGGAGATGAGATACTCCTCGAGCCCCGGCAAAAGACCATTGCTGCATTTCTTCTTTGATAATCCTGATGACACTGGACGAATTAGGGCTGATTcctgttagtattgatctccaccgggccagtccaacgactgagccaaccttgactcgcgtcctgatcggggacgcccagcccaatagacggctggtgggcccccgtcgcgcagtgccatatatagaggaggtggggactgcgGCACTGTACATGAGGTTGGTCGCCGCCACAGTGTTCCCACcgtcctaaaccctaacccgatctagAGAGGGGGCTGCTGCTACGGCGGGAAGCCTACCGAAGCCACCGTCCTCGACACAGCGAGGACGTCACCGCCCCTGCGCCACGCTGCCAACGCCCGCGACTTCGAACCTCTCCGGCTCGTCCACGACTCCGTCGCCGGCGTTCTGGACATCGGCGTCGGGTTCGTATTCAACCATTGATGGTATGTTCTTCAAGAATCAGTGAGTAACCCGCCGATCTACTACCTAGTCGATCTAAAGAGTCTAATAATGGCATCAGAGCCGGTCTAGAGAGTAGATCGAATTGGGACAGAATGGATTCGGTCACGAATCGAAAGAGGGAGAAAGAAATTTCGATCTCGGATCGAAAGAGGAAAAGAATATAGCTCAAATCCTAACCCTAAGAGAAAGGACGAGAGGAGCAGGGACGCACCTGgctccatgccgccgccgccgccggccaacgaCGTGCGCAATAGAACTCCCGAGACGCCGGCTTGCCGGTGCTCCACCGCCTCCGTGCGGGAAAGAACGGGCCGACGCCGCGCACACCACTCAGCGTCCCTCTGAGCGCGCGCGCACGGGCTCCAAAGGGCACCACCGAGGTGCCGCTCgacggcgccgcgcgcggctccGGCCGCACGCGTGCACCCGCGAGGGGTGCCACAGTGGTGCCACCGGCCATCTTCCTACGTCGCCTCCGTGCGGCGCTGAGAGAGAATAAAAAGGGGGAGGGCCGCGGCCACGTGCGGGCGGGGCCGCTCCTCACCGGCGCCGTCGAAAGGGGGGAGGGCCACGGCGATGCGGCGCCCCTCCGACCGCCATGGCCGCTGCCGCTCGGCGCTGCGAAAAGAAAGGAGGGGAAAAGAAGCATGTAAGGCAAGGGCTCAAGGtcccgcggccatggcgcggcggccggaccgggcggcgcgggggccggtggccggcggcggcgctgccggacACGAGAGGGAGAAACGGGAGTGAAGCAAATGGTCTAGGGTTTTCCAGGGAGAGGCAGCCGGCGCCGGGTTTTGACCCGGCGAAATCAACGGAGAGCCGTCAGATCCGATCCGACGGCCAGGATCAGCTGCGAGCGGCTAATGACGGAGCGGGCCAAATTCGGCCCAGGTGGGAGGGCTCTTTCCCGGCCCAGGCCCATGTTGAGGCCTGGGACGCGGGGGCGCTGTCCGCCAAAATGGGCCGCGGGCCGGTTTTGCTGCTGGGCCTCGGTTTTTCGGCTTACACAGTAAAATTTGTCAATTGTTTTACTCATTTTCAGAAGCATTTCCTATAAGTTTTGATTctctattcaaatttgaaccaacGGAATAATTTGTCTAAGAGAATGGTAAAGTTTTAAAGTGTTTTTGCTTCTGAATATGAGTATGtttacatgtttccgctgcaaagtaaaAGTCTCATT
This window contains:
- the LOC120688845 gene encoding katanin p80 WD40 repeat-containing subunit B1 homolog KTN80.4-like, which gives rise to MVTSHADNMMKKFFAHSSNVNCAKFGRRTSRILITGGEDLKVNLWAVGKPSALLSLSGLTSPVESVSFDSSEVTIGAGSASGTIKIWDVEEAKVVRTFTGHRSNCALLDFHPFGEFLASGSSDTNMKIWDIRKKRCIHTYKGHTRRIDVLKFTPDGRWIVSGGADNSVKIWDLTAGKLLKDFSLHEGPVNCLDFHPHEFLLATGSVDKTLKFWDLETFELIGSSGPENSREYFELVWFLIINFFIPSYIWSLRVELDESACWKLST